The genomic interval ATAGATCACGTTGTAGTCGAGCGTGTCGAAGCCCAGCAGCCGCGTGGTCATTTTCCTGTCGAGCGGGAACGACGAGCCGTAGCCGGCGGCCGATCCCAACGGATTCTTGTTGCAGATGCGGTAGGCGGCCAGCAGCATTTCCGCGTCGTCGACCAGGCTCTCCGCATAGGCTCCGAACCAGAGACCGAACGACGACGGCATGGCGATCTGCCAGTGCGTATAGCCCGGCATCAGCACCTCCTTGTGCTTTTCGGACAGTTGCTGCAACACGGCGAACAGTTCGCCGCATTGCCCGACGATTTCGCGTAGCTGGCGGCGCAGGAAAATCCGCAGATCGACCAGCACCTGATCGTTGCGCGAGCGGCCGCTGTGAATCTTCTTGCCGGCCTCGCCCACGCGCTGCGTGAGCAGAAACTCGACCTGAGAGTGAACGTCCTCGACGCCTTCCTCGATCGTGAATTTTCCTTCGGCGATTTCGCGGTATATCGTCTTGAGTCCGCGTTGTACGGCGTCCAGATCCTCTTTGCCGAGCAGCCCGACCGCGTGCAACATGCGGGTGTGAGCCAGCGAGCCGAGCACGTCGGCTTCGGCCAGGTACAGGTCCATTTCGCGGTCTCGTCCGACCGTAAAGCGCTCGACCTCCCGGTCGACGTCATTGCTTTTCTGCCACAGTTTCATATTTTCCGTATCGTTTTTTCTGTCGTTCGTCGAATGTGCCGTACCGCTTCCCCGGGGGTACGGCGGCTTGAAGTCCGTCCGTCGCACGTGCAGCGGGTCCCGGCGTATCTTTTCCCGCGCACCGGTACGTCCGTGCGCGATTTTCATGCCCCGAAACCGAGCCGATACGCCGGCCGGAACCTGCGCCGGCCACCAC from Alistipes ihumii AP11 carries:
- the argH gene encoding argininosuccinate lyase is translated as MKLWQKSNDVDREVERFTVGRDREMDLYLAEADVLGSLAHTRMLHAVGLLGKEDLDAVQRGLKTIYREIAEGKFTIEEGVEDVHSQVEFLLTQRVGEAGKKIHSGRSRNDQVLVDLRIFLRRQLREIVGQCGELFAVLQQLSEKHKEVLMPGYTHWQIAMPSSFGLWFGAYAESLVDDAEMLLAAYRICNKNPLGSAAGYGSSFPLDRKMTTRLLGFDTLDYNVIYAQMGRGKTERVTAQALSSVAATLARLAMDNTMFLSQNFDFISYPAELTTGSSIMPHKKNPDVWELIRGKCNLLQGLPNQIAMMTTNLPLGYNRDLQLLKEVLFPAIADLRSCLSMAAFMLGNIRVKEHILDDPKYDYLFSVETVNNLVLSGVPFREAYRRVGLDIEQRRFRPQRQVHHTHEGSIGNPCNDEISALMQQTVERFDFGKVVSAEADLVK